The Strix uralensis isolate ZFMK-TIS-50842 chromosome 23, bStrUra1, whole genome shotgun sequence genome has a segment encoding these proteins:
- the CORT gene encoding cortistatin isoform X2 — MQLVASLVSVLLLVWSVRATALPGEERLAIQSTREQSTVRKDAILKMLAGLLDSVDAGREAASPDMEEEGKLEEERAVLGRLAQLSQRDRKAPCKNFFWKTFTSC, encoded by the exons ATGCAGCTGGTGGCCAGCCTGGTGTCCGTTCTGCTGCTGGTGTGGAGCGTGAGAGCCACTGCACTGCCCGGAGAAGAGAGACTTGCAATACAGAGCACTAGG GAACAGAGCACAGTCCGGAAGGACGCCATCCTGAAGATGCTGGCGGGCCTGCTGGACAGTGTGGATGCGGGACGCGAGGCAGCCTCCCCCGACATGGAAGAGGAGGGCAAGCTGGAGGAGGAGCGGGCGGTGCTGGGGAGACTCGCCCAGCTATCGCAGAGGGACCGCAAAGCCCCCTGCAAAAACTTCTTCTGGAAAACCTTCACCTCCTGCTAG